The nucleotide window TCAGATTTTGAAGTTACGGCAAGAGCAAAAGACGGAGACATAATGGGGATTCGCCATAAGTCCTTTGTTCTTGAAGGAATTCAGTTTCATCCGGAAAGTATTGCCAGTGAAAAAGGTGATGCTCTCTTTAAAGCCTTTCTTAATTACAGCAGGGAAAATATTTCTCATGTACTTATTTTGAATCAGCTTATTGATCAGAAAAAGCCTTTGTCCCGTGAACAGACTTCAAGTTTTATTGGTGAACTTACAGACGGAACTATGGACGAAAAAATAGCTTCTTCCATACTTACGGCAATGGCAGCCAGAGGACTTCCGACTGCAGATGAAATGGGTGGTGCTGCACAGGTAATGTTAAAAAAGAAAAAGGTCTTTCCTCTTGAAAATCACGGGCTTGCAGAAATTGTAGGTACTGGTGGAGACGGAAAAGGCAGTTTTAATATTTCATCAATGTCTGCACTTGTTGCTTCAAGCTGCGGTCAGGTTATGGCTAAACACGGTAACCGGGCTGTTTCTTCTAAGTCAGGAGCTGCGGATTTTTTTGAAGCTCTTGGAATCAACATCATGGCAGCACCTGAAAAAACTGCAGAACTTGTAAAGAAAACAGGATTCGGATTTTTAATGGCACCGGTTTATCATTCAGCCATGCGCTTTGCTGCACCTATAAGAAAGGCACTTGGAATAAAAACAATTTTTAACGTGCTCGGTCCTCTTTTAAATCCGGCAAATGCTGAATATGAAGTTCTCGGAGTTTATTCAAAAGAACTGCTGAAAGATTATGCCCGTGCCGCAAAGTCTCTTGGAGCAAAGAGGGTAATGGTCGTAAACTCTGATGACGGTTATGATGAGATTTCTCCATGTGCATTGACCCGTGTCTTCCAGATTGATGAAAATGGAAATGAAAACCAGTACATAATTGATCCTGCAAATTTTGGAATTACTGATGCAGATGAAAACGAACTGTACGGCGGAAACGGAAGCGACAATGCAGCTCTTGCAATGGAAATATTACAGGGAAAAGGCCGCAGGACAATCCGTTATGCTGTAGGCCTTAATGCGGGAGCCGTTCTGTATCTTTGTGGAAAAGCCCGGACCTTAAAAGACGGATACGCAATGGCTCTGGATGCAATTGATTCCGGAAAGACTCTGGCAAAACTTGAAGAGATTCAGAAAGTAAGTCACGAACTGAATGGAGAGGATGTCGCTTAAACGGGGATGGGACATGTCTGATATTCTTTCTAAAATTGTTGAGTTGCGAAGGGAAAACATAAAGCAGAACGGTTTTACTATGGGCGTAGATATTCCTTCAGAAAGACTGCGCCCTGTTCATCCTTTTTTACAGGATAAGGGAGTTATACTTGAGGTAAAGCGGGCTTCACCTTCTAAAGGAGATATTGCACCAGAACTTGATTCCTATAACACAGCTCTGTCTTATGCTGAATCAGGAGCCGGAGCAATAAGCTGTCTGACAGAGAAGAATTTTTTTAAGGGAGACCTCAGCGACTTGATGAAAGTTTGTGCTGCTGTGGATGAATATGAAAGGCAAACCGGTAAAACAGGTCCTGCTGTTTTGCGCAAGGATTTTTTAATCACCGAAGAAGACATTGATGTTGCCTGGAGGGCCGGCGCTGATGCAGTACTTCTTATCTGCAGAATTCTTTCAAAAGAGAAAATTGTTTCCATGGCAAGACGTGCAGCTTCCTGTGGAATGACTTCGCTGGTGGAAGTCCGTCTTGAGGAGGATGTAGAAAAACTTAAGCTGGTATGCGGCAGTGTTGATCCTTCTTATATTGTGTGCGGAGTTAACAGCCGGGATCTTTCTGATTTTACCATAGATTTGCTGAAACCCTGTTTCATGCTGGAAAAGATAAAAAAAGTTTTGGGACAAAATGCCCGGGTAATTTTTGAAAGCGGGATCCGTACTCCCGAAAGTGCTGCTTTTGTTTCTTCCCTTGGCTTTAAGGGACTTCTTCTTGGAGAAGCTGCGGCAAAAAATCCGTCTATACGAAAAGAACTTGTCCAGTCTTTTAAGACGTCTCTTTCTGATGCTGATGCACGTTTCTGGCTTAATTATTCTTCTTCATTCGAAGAAAGGGCAGCAAA belongs to Treponema rectale and includes:
- a CDS encoding bifunctional indole-3-glycerol phosphate synthase/phosphoribosylanthranilate isomerase, with product MSDILSKIVELRRENIKQNGFTMGVDIPSERLRPVHPFLQDKGVILEVKRASPSKGDIAPELDSYNTALSYAESGAGAISCLTEKNFFKGDLSDLMKVCAAVDEYERQTGKTGPAVLRKDFLITEEDIDVAWRAGADAVLLICRILSKEKIVSMARRAASCGMTSLVEVRLEEDVEKLKLVCGSVDPSYIVCGVNSRDLSDFTIDLLKPCFMLEKIKKVLGQNARVIFESGIRTPESAAFVSSLGFKGLLLGEAAAKNPSIRKELVQSFKTSLSDADARFWLNYSSSFEERAAKKLPLVKICGLTNSNDAQMAVKNGADFLGFIFYDKSPRHVNSDEAEKLLDELKEVKAVKAGVIVNPDDKEARVAIDLCRRGKLDVLQLHTFECAEKFISDKNLRVLPHYAAINISSQEDVKKLDFLFDMGEPRVLADAAVKGTAVGGTGNCIDENLVKAVQKKYPLWIAGGLTPDNVRSVVSSFNPELIDCAGGVEEVPGKKSSIKLESFFSELK
- a CDS encoding bifunctional anthranilate synthase component II/anthranilate phosphoribosyltransferase, translated to MIAFIDNKDSFSFNIVQSLERVSGDKVMVFRSEEASVEEIAAASPTHIVVGPGPGTPAEAGISIEAIRYFAGKVPLLGICLGHQAIGAAFGAEIVGAKYIRHGIVEEIKTDGRGIFRIIGLKGNFTRYHSLVIDEKTLPSDFEVTARAKDGDIMGIRHKSFVLEGIQFHPESIASEKGDALFKAFLNYSRENISHVLILNQLIDQKKPLSREQTSSFIGELTDGTMDEKIASSILTAMAARGLPTADEMGGAAQVMLKKKKVFPLENHGLAEIVGTGGDGKGSFNISSMSALVASSCGQVMAKHGNRAVSSKSGAADFFEALGINIMAAPEKTAELVKKTGFGFLMAPVYHSAMRFAAPIRKALGIKTIFNVLGPLLNPANAEYEVLGVYSKELLKDYARAAKSLGAKRVMVVNSDDGYDEISPCALTRVFQIDENGNENQYIIDPANFGITDADENELYGGNGSDNAALAMEILQGKGRRTIRYAVGLNAGAVLYLCGKARTLKDGYAMALDAIDSGKTLAKLEEIQKVSHELNGEDVA